From Dehalococcoidales bacterium:
GTGACGGCTTGCTGGATAAGTCGTTTCAGCTCATCGGGGCTGGCCCCGTTGCGCAGCACTTCCCTTAAGTCAATCTCGTCGTCGTCCAGCAGGCATGGGCGCAATTGCCCGTCGGCGGTGAGGCGCAGGCGGTTACAGGTGCGGCAGAAGTGTTCGGTCATGGCGCTGATGAAGCCGATAGTGCCTTTAGCCCCCGGCAGCCGGAAATATTTAGCCGGACCGCCGCCGGTTTCATCAACGTACGGCTCCAGTTTGCCCAGGGACTGGATCTGTTCCTGGATTTCCTGGGTGGGGACGGTGATGGCCACTCCCTTGCTGGCGGTCTCAAAAGGCATGAATTCGATAAAGCGGACATGCCAGCCCGGGGTGAGGCTCTTTCGGGCGAAATCGATAATCTCATCATCGTTGATGCCCCGCAGCACCACCATGTTTATCTTAACCGGATTTAGCCCGGCCTGTTCCGCCGCCTCGATACCGGCCAGCACCTCCCTCAGTTTATCCTTACCCGTGATGCGTTTGAACCTGTCTCTTTTTAGCGTGTCCAGGCTCACGTTGACCCGTTTTAACCCTGCTTCCTTCAGCGCAATTGCGTACTTGCGCAACTGCGTACCGTTGGTGGTCAGGGCGATATCATCGATGCCCTCTATCCGGGCAAGCATGCCCACCAGCTGGCTCAGGTCTGACCTCATCAATGGCTCGCCCCCGGTGAGGCGCACTTTGGTGATGCCCATGCCGGCGGCTACCTGGACCACTCTCCGGATTTCTTCATAAGTGGGAATTTGGTTTCGCGGCATATACGGCACCGAACCCGCCGAGCAGTAGATACAGTTCAGGTTACAGCGGTC
This genomic window contains:
- the moaA gene encoding GTP 3',8-cyclase MoaA yields the protein MTGLFDSWQRQINYLRISVTDRCNLNCIYCSAGSVPYMPRNQIPTYEEIRRVVQVAAGMGITKVRLTGGEPLMRSDLSQLVGMLARIEGIDDIALTTNGTQLRKYAIALKEAGLKRVNVSLDTLKRDRFKRITGKDKLREVLAGIEAAEQAGLNPVKINMVVLRGINDDEIIDFARKSLTPGWHVRFIEFMPFETASKGVAITVPTQEIQEQIQSLGKLEPYVDETGGGPAKYFRLPGAKGTIGFISAMTEHFCRTCNRLRLTADGQLRPCLLDDDEIDLREVLRNGASPDELKRLIQQAVTVKRERHHLNEELAPEKRPMRQIGG